ATAAAGAGAGAAACCACAAAGGCAATTCATGCCATTATGAATTTTGTGCTGGTGTTTATCCTATCGGCTTCCTTTATTGCCTACGCTCCCGACTACATTAAAAAAATCAATGACTTTTCATCAGACATCAGTAATGCCAGTTTATCACTTGGCACGAAGATTGTCATGCCCCATTCCGATAGTCAAGGCAAGGACAGCGTGGACTTAATCAGAGATAGCCTGTTTTCCATACAGGTTCAGCAACCGTGGCTACTGCTTCAATACAACAGTTCAGACATTGAAAGTATCGGTATTGACCGTGTGGAAAGCCTGCTCTCCACCAGCCCAGATTCCAACAATGGCGAAGACAGAGAAAAAATTGTTGCGGAAGAAATTGAAGACAGAAGCAATACCAATCTAACCATTACAAAGACCATTAACCGTTTAGGTACAGTCTTCTTCCTATTTGTCTTCAATATTGGGATTTCCATATTTGTATTCCTATTAACAGGAATCATGATTTTCTCGCAGGTACTTTTTATCATCTATGCTATGTTTCTGCCTGTGAGCTTTATTTTAAGCATGATTCCATCATTTGATGGTATGTCAAAACGAGCCATAACAAAGCTCTTTAATACCATTTTGACACGAGCTGGAATCACATTGATTATTACGACAGCATTTAGTATTTCAACCATGCTCTATACCTTATCGGCTGGTTATCCGTTCTTTTTGATTGCTTTTCTACAGATTGTGACCTTTGCAGGAATCTACTTCAAGCTGGGCGATTTAATGAGTATGTTTTCTCTACAGAGTAACGATTCTCAAAGTGTGGGAAGTCGTGTGATGAGAAAACCTCGTATGCTTATGCACGCTCACATGCACCGTCTACAGCGGAAACTTGGACGTTCCATGACTACTCTAGGGGCTGGGTCTGCCATTGTTACAGGTAAAAAAGGACAGTCGGGTTCGGGGAGTTCTGCAAGGACACAAGCAGATCACTCCCGACCAGACGGAAAGGAAAAATCAACACTTGGAAAACGTATCGGTCAAACCATCGGTACAGTAGCTGATACCAAAGACAGAATGGTAGACACTGCTAGTGGTTTGAAAGAACAGGTTAAAGATTTGCCGACCAATGCAAGATATGCAGTATATCAAGGAAAATCCAAAGTAAAAGAGAATGTCCGTGATTTAACCAGTAGTATTTCTCAAACCAAAGCGGACAGAGCCAGTGGACGCAAGGAACAGCAGGAACAAAGGCGAAAAACCATTGCGAAGCGTCGCTCTGAAATGGAACAGGTCAAACAGAAAAAACAGCCTGCTTCTTCTGTTCATGAAAGACCGACTACAAGACAAGAACAATATCATGATGAACAGACCTCAAAACAGTCTAATATTCAGACTTCATATAAGGAATCTCAACAAGCCAAACAAGAGCGTCCAGCAGTTAAGTCCGATTTTTCAAGTCCAAAAGTGGAACGCCAAGGCAATACCGTTCAAGAAAAAACCGTTCAAAAGCCAGCAACTTCAACCACTACAGCAGATAGAACTTCACAACGTCCAATCACAAAAGAACGTCCGTCTACTGTTCAAAGAGTACCACTACAAAATACAAGAAGTAGACCACCAATCAAAACCGCCACCATTAAGAAAGTCGGTAAGAAACCATGAAGTTGAAAACTTTAGTGATTGGTGGTTCTGGATTATTCTTGATGGTCTTCTCACTGCTTCTGTTTGTTGCCATTTTATTTTCAGATGAACAGGACAGCGGAATTTCCAATATTCATTATGGAGGTGTGAATGTTTCCGCAGAAGTGCTGGCTCATAAGCCTATGGTAGAAAAATATGCCAAAGAATATGGCGTTGAAGAATATGTCAACATACTTCTTGCGATTATACAGGTGGAATCGGGCGGTACTGCGGAAGATGTTATGCAGTCCTCGGAATCCCTCGGTCTTCCACCTAATTCATTGAGTACAGAAGAATCCATTAAGCAAGGTGTGAAGTATTTCAGTGAATTATTAGCCAGTAGCGAAAGGCTCAGTGTAGATTTAGAATCGGTTATCCAGTCCTACAATTATGGTGGTGGTTTCTTAGGGTATGTGGCTAATCGTGGAAATAAATATACCTTTGAACTGGCTCAAAGTTTCTCAAAAGAGTATTCAGGTGGCGAAAAAGTGTCTTACCCCAATCCCATAGCCATACCTATCAATGGGGGCTGGCGATACAACTATGGCAATATGTTTTATGTGCAACTGGTAACGCAGTATCTTGTCACAACAGAGTTTGATGATGATACGGTACAAGCCATCATGGACGAAGCACTGAAATATGAGGGCTGGCGATACGTTTACGGTGGAGCTTCCCCGACTACTTCTTTTGATTGTAGCGGACTGACACAATGGACGTATGGAAAAGCTGGAATTAACTTACCACGAACCGCACAACAGCAATATGATGTGACCCAGCATATCCCACTATCGGAAGCACAAGCTGGCGATTTGGTTTTCTTTCATTCTACCTATAACGCTGGCTCTTATATTACTCATGTTGGGATATACCTTGGCAATAACCGTATGTTTCATGCAGGCGACCCAATCGGTTATGCCGACTTAACAAGCCCCTACTGGCAACAGCATTTAGTGGGAGCAGGACGAATCAAACAATGAGAAAGGAAGATTTAATGATGAAATTTAGAAAAAATCAGAATAAAGAAAAACAGATACCAAAGGAAAAGAAACCTCGTGTCTACTATAAGGTCAATCCTCATAAAAAGGTTGTGATTGCCTTGTGGGTACTTTTAGGGCTTAGTTTCAGCTTTGCGATATTCAAGCACTTTACAGCTATAGATACTCATACTATTCACGAAACAACTATCATAGAAAAGGAATACGTTGATACTCATCATGTAGAAAATTTTGTAGAGAACTTTGCGAAAGTCTACTATTCATGGGAGCAATCCGATAAGTCCATTGATAATCGAATGGAAAGTCTAAAAGGCTATCTGACAGATGAACTTCAAGCTCTCAATGTTGATACAGTACGCAAAGATATTCCTGTATCGTCTTCTGTAAGAGGATTTCAGATATGGACGGTAGAGCCAACTGGCGACAATGAGTTTAATGTAACCTACAGTGTAGACCAGCTCATTACAGAGGGAGAAAATACAAAGACCGTCCACTCTGCTTATATAGTGAGTGTCTATGTAGATGGTTCTGGAAATATGGTACTGGTTAAGAATCCGACCATTACCAACATACCTAAGAAATCAAGTTATAAACCAAAAGCCATTGAAAGTGAGGGGACGGTTGATTCCATTACAACCAATGAAATCAATGAGTTTTTAACGACGTTCTTCAAGCTCTATCCTACAGCGACAGCCAGTGAACTTTCCTACTATGTGAATGACGGGATATTAAAACCAATCGGAAAAGAGTACATCTTTCAAGAACTGGTAAATCCTATTCACAATCGTAAGGATAATCAAGTCACGGTATCGCTGACAGTGGAGTATATCGACCAGCAGACCAAAGCAACGCAGGTATCTCAATTTGATTTGGTACTTGAAAAGAACGGGAGTAATTGGAAGATTATAGAATAACAAATATTGGTACATTATTACAGCTATTTTGTAATCACGTACTCTCTTTGATAAAAAATTGGAGATTCCTTTACAAATATGCTCTTACGTGCTATTATTTAAGTATCTATTTAAAAGGAGTTAATAAATATGCGGCAAGGTATTCTTAAATAAACTGTCAATTTGATAGTGGGAACAAATAATTGGATGTCCTTTTTTAGGAGGGCTTAGTTTTTTGTACCCAGTTTAAGAATACCTTTATCATGTGATTCTAAAGTATCCGGAGAATATCTGTATGCTTTGTATGCCTATGGTTATGCATAAAAATCCCAGTGATAAGAGTATTTATCACTGGGATTTTTATGCCCTTTTGGGCTTTTGAATGG
This is a stretch of genomic DNA from Mageeibacillus indolicus UPII9-5. It encodes these proteins:
- a CDS encoding conjugal transfer protein, which encodes MRKEDLMMKFRKNQNKEKQIPKEKKPRVYYKVNPHKKVVIALWVLLGLSFSFAIFKHFTAIDTHTIHETTIIEKEYVDTHHVENFVENFAKVYYSWEQSDKSIDNRMESLKGYLTDELQALNVDTVRKDIPVSSSVRGFQIWTVEPTGDNEFNVTYSVDQLITEGENTKTVHSAYIVSVYVDGSGNMVLVKNPTITNIPKKSSYKPKAIESEGTVDSITTNEINEFLTTFFKLYPTATASELSYYVNDGILKPIGKEYIFQELVNPIHNRKDNQVTVSLTVEYIDQQTKATQVSQFDLVLEKNGSNWKIIE
- a CDS encoding CD3337/EF1877 family mobilome membrane protein, with product MKPSIVNRIKSNWTLKRLGKVAMTVAFTLVIAIFLLAMLGTVVQAAGLVDDTVNVANEYSRYPLENYQLDFYVDNSWGWLPWNWSDGIGKQVMYGLYAITNFIWTISLYVSNATGYLVQEAYSLDFISATADSIGKNMQTLAGVSANGFSTEGFYVGFLLLLILVLGVYVAYTGLIKRETTKAIHAIMNFVLVFILSASFIAYAPDYIKKINDFSSDISNASLSLGTKIVMPHSDSQGKDSVDLIRDSLFSIQVQQPWLLLQYNSSDIESIGIDRVESLLSTSPDSNNGEDREKIVAEEIEDRSNTNLTITKTINRLGTVFFLFVFNIGISIFVFLLTGIMIFSQVLFIIYAMFLPVSFILSMIPSFDGMSKRAITKLFNTILTRAGITLIITTAFSISTMLYTLSAGYPFFLIAFLQIVTFAGIYFKLGDLMSMFSLQSNDSQSVGSRVMRKPRMLMHAHMHRLQRKLGRSMTTLGAGSAIVTGKKGQSGSGSSARTQADHSRPDGKEKSTLGKRIGQTIGTVADTKDRMVDTASGLKEQVKDLPTNARYAVYQGKSKVKENVRDLTSSISQTKADRASGRKEQQEQRRKTIAKRRSEMEQVKQKKQPASSVHERPTTRQEQYHDEQTSKQSNIQTSYKESQQAKQERPAVKSDFSSPKVERQGNTVQEKTVQKPATSTTTADRTSQRPITKERPSTVQRVPLQNTRSRPPIKTATIKKVGKKP
- a CDS encoding tetracycline resistance determinant leader peptide; this translates as MILKYPENICMLCMPMVMHKNPSDKSIYHWDFYALLGF
- a CDS encoding lysozyme family protein — translated: MKLKTLVIGGSGLFLMVFSLLLFVAILFSDEQDSGISNIHYGGVNVSAEVLAHKPMVEKYAKEYGVEEYVNILLAIIQVESGGTAEDVMQSSESLGLPPNSLSTEESIKQGVKYFSELLASSERLSVDLESVIQSYNYGGGFLGYVANRGNKYTFELAQSFSKEYSGGEKVSYPNPIAIPINGGWRYNYGNMFYVQLVTQYLVTTEFDDDTVQAIMDEALKYEGWRYVYGGASPTTSFDCSGLTQWTYGKAGINLPRTAQQQYDVTQHIPLSEAQAGDLVFFHSTYNAGSYITHVGIYLGNNRMFHAGDPIGYADLTSPYWQQHLVGAGRIKQ